In one window of Labilibaculum sp. DW002 DNA:
- a CDS encoding sensor histidine kinase, producing MKLISSNRVNIYLSIFVIALIVLQYCFIAFLPYNVWYLFLFAAIVGASVYAMSKYLVNRFLYSKIRMLYKTIHDTQVIDKELSNKVQNTDALEKVEKEVQEWSETRGSLVSQLKKQEKYRKEFIGNVSHELKTPIFNIQGYILTLLDGGLEDKSINRAYLERTEKSINRMITIVKDLEVISKLESGELKLIFERFNIIDLINEVLEMQEMRAKKQGVKLIFSQEDSNSIFVYADKKEIFQVLNNLIVNSIKYGKDKGTTHIEVMSMDKNILIEVRDNGIGIEADNLPRIFERFYRVDKSRSRNMGGSGLGLAIVKHIIDGHNQNINVSSNYGEGSSFTFTLNKSK from the coding sequence ATGAAATTGATTTCATCAAATAGAGTTAATATTTACCTGAGCATATTTGTAATAGCACTTATCGTATTGCAATACTGTTTTATTGCTTTTTTGCCCTATAATGTGTGGTATTTATTTTTGTTTGCTGCAATTGTTGGTGCTTCAGTTTATGCAATGAGTAAATATCTGGTAAATCGTTTTTTGTATTCTAAAATAAGGATGCTTTACAAAACAATTCATGATACACAGGTCATCGATAAAGAATTGTCGAATAAAGTTCAAAATACAGATGCACTTGAAAAAGTAGAAAAAGAGGTACAAGAATGGAGTGAAACACGAGGTTCACTGGTTTCTCAATTAAAGAAACAAGAAAAATATCGAAAAGAGTTTATTGGAAATGTTTCTCACGAATTAAAAACTCCTATCTTCAATATACAAGGATACATTCTTACTTTATTAGATGGTGGTTTAGAAGATAAATCGATTAACCGTGCATACTTGGAACGAACAGAGAAGAGTATTAATCGAATGATTACGATTGTAAAAGATTTAGAAGTGATTTCTAAATTGGAATCAGGAGAACTTAAATTAATTTTCGAACGCTTTAATATTATCGATTTAATAAATGAGGTACTCGAAATGCAGGAAATGCGTGCGAAAAAGCAAGGTGTTAAGTTGATTTTTTCTCAAGAGGATAGCAATTCGATTTTTGTTTATGCTGATAAAAAAGAAATTTTCCAGGTACTAAATAACCTAATCGTTAACTCCATTAAGTATGGCAAAGACAAAGGAACAACCCATATCGAGGTAATGAGCATGGATAAAAACATATTGATTGAAGTTCGAGATAATGGTATTGGAATTGAAGCCGATAATTTACCCAGAATTTTTGAACGATTTTATCGTGTTGATAAAAGTAGATCAAGAAATATGGGCGGCTCTGGATTGGGACTTGCCATCGTTAAGCATATTATTGATGGGCACAATCAAAACATTAATGTAAGTAGTAATTACGGTGAAGGATCTAGTTTTACATTTACATTAAACAAATCGAAATAA
- a CDS encoding response regulator transcription factor, with translation MESNNYKILLVDDEPDILEFLSYNLKKEGFQVSTAGNGKEAIEKAKKFHPHLIILDVMMPEMDGIETCEKIRSLPDFTDVLISFLTARGEDYSQIAGFDAGADDYINKPIKPKVFLSRVKALLKRTGRISSDDSNPSTSIITIGNISIDRERYLIIQNGREFSLPRKEFELLILLVSRPEKVFTRDEIYAAIWGEKIIVGDRTIDVHIRKLREKIGDRFIQTVKGVGYKFVDVD, from the coding sequence ATGGAAAGTAATAATTACAAAATTTTATTGGTAGACGATGAACCGGATATTCTTGAATTTTTAAGTTACAATCTTAAGAAAGAAGGATTTCAAGTATCAACAGCAGGAAATGGTAAAGAAGCGATTGAAAAAGCCAAAAAGTTTCATCCTCATTTAATTATTTTGGATGTAATGATGCCAGAAATGGATGGCATCGAAACTTGCGAAAAAATAAGATCACTTCCTGATTTTACAGATGTTTTGATTTCTTTTTTAACAGCGAGAGGTGAAGATTATTCGCAGATTGCTGGATTTGATGCTGGAGCAGACGATTATATCAATAAGCCAATCAAGCCAAAGGTATTTTTGAGTCGCGTAAAAGCACTTTTAAAAAGAACTGGTCGCATATCAAGTGATGATTCAAATCCATCTACTAGTATCATAACAATTGGCAACATTTCAATTGATAGAGAACGTTATTTGATCATTCAAAATGGAAGGGAATTTTCATTACCAAGGAAAGAATTTGAGTTGTTAATTTTACTTGTTTCTCGTCCGGAAAAAGTATTTACTCGCGATGAAATTTACGCTGCTATTTGGGGCGAAAAAATTATTGTAGGTGATAGAACCATTGATGTTCATATCCGAAAACTACGAGAAAAAATTGGCGATCGCTTTATCCAAACTGTAAAAGGTGTTGGATACAAATTTGTAGATGTAGATTAG
- a CDS encoding rhodanese-like domain-containing protein: MKSIYTFLLFFFVLGIASTYSQTDTIQVIGPKQFNQILQLNKNAVLIDVSCRKDFKMRHIKGAHLAQTSKDLFHLIDTHGKSKIYLLYCKEGYRSIDAGKMIYEKYKIKVCSLDGGLDAWLQSGLGLE; the protein is encoded by the coding sequence ATGAAATCAATATATACTTTTTTACTATTCTTTTTTGTGTTAGGTATAGCTAGTACTTATTCGCAAACTGATACCATTCAAGTGATAGGTCCGAAGCAATTCAACCAGATCTTACAACTGAATAAAAATGCTGTACTTATTGATGTGAGTTGTAGAAAAGACTTTAAAATGAGGCATATTAAAGGAGCTCACTTGGCGCAAACTTCCAAAGATTTGTTTCATTTGATAGATACCCATGGAAAGTCAAAAATTTACCTTTTGTATTGTAAAGAAGGTTATCGCAGTATAGATGCTGGTAAAATGATTTATGAGAAATATAAAATAAAGGTCTGCTCTCTGGATGGAGGATTGGATGCATGGTTACAAAGTGGATTAGGATTGGAATAA
- a CDS encoding TonB-dependent receptor — protein sequence MIKQVFLVLVLTISSIVVFAQKGSVRGNVKDGKTGETLIGASVYIDGTTIGTVTDFDGNYTLLNVPTGSVTVKCSFISYETSLKEDITVNEGNSVSVDFIMGESTVALADVKVIAKANRESEVVLLIDQKKSIGIKQSIGAQELASQGVSNAATAASKISGVTKNESSGNVYVRGLGDRYLSTTMNGLPIPSDDVEKKNIDLNLFSTELIKNVSIKKTYSVENYGDLTSGNIDIASKTYSDKLSISLSTKANSNVIKSGVFDNLKTTRNYHDQTLGFANKKYNTANAVSNQSWNSKTRKFPLGYDFSIIAGKKFKLFQNDLSVFATLSHESESAYSDGVFKKYRSNVLDNSFTDAETYKTKINTTGLVNLTYDFNPKNSISLNTVWVHKTSDELYEQGRNGEGYVFDQDPQEDGAFVRDQNLKETDLLISQLLGSHKIGKKNKVDWAVAYNKVTADEPNRIRNEVNILDENTVQFAHVGDFQQRKSQQNIEDSEINGYLKDELKFIDQDDKKLKLNFGGNFRMKDRDFNSLFIGVRAKGVQVASIDNLNEALLNTSLYNNNTLIVRERKPDFYNANLNVYSGYVNADFQLNNFSGNIGVRYEKDELEIDWDVANFVGRIGNLSNKYDNILPALNLKYQLSDKTALRLAVSKTITLPEFKELAPFEYVSPTGRVTKGNPDLKNSENYNLDVKWEMFPTAKQLFSASAFYKMINDPINLALTRGSSGNFIYENTGDKADVYGIELETRFALIKPENSEMPELNVVLNASKMWFKQDLLEDFQYNNKTETDLQGASDFIFNGTVSFSNNKENEFQGAITANYSSDKIFALGAPEDKTYSDTFFNNEIIEKGFVTLDMVISKQLSDRFSIKLSGKNLLNPKIEQTQEIQPTNGETSNQIIKSYKKGISLSLGLKINLN from the coding sequence ATGATTAAACAAGTATTCCTAGTTTTAGTATTAACAATTTCTTCGATTGTTGTGTTTGCGCAAAAGGGAAGCGTAAGAGGAAATGTAAAAGACGGAAAAACCGGAGAAACCTTAATAGGAGCATCAGTTTACATTGATGGTACTACCATAGGTACAGTTACCGATTTTGATGGTAATTATACCTTACTAAACGTGCCAACGGGAAGTGTAACTGTTAAGTGTTCATTTATATCTTACGAAACATCATTAAAGGAAGACATTACGGTAAACGAGGGAAATTCTGTTTCTGTTGACTTTATAATGGGAGAATCAACTGTTGCTTTGGCAGATGTTAAAGTTATAGCAAAAGCCAACAGAGAATCAGAAGTGGTTCTATTAATAGATCAGAAAAAATCAATTGGAATTAAACAATCCATTGGCGCACAAGAATTAGCAAGCCAAGGAGTTTCCAATGCAGCAACTGCAGCTTCAAAAATTTCTGGAGTTACCAAAAATGAAAGTTCGGGCAACGTCTACGTAAGAGGATTGGGTGATCGTTACCTATCAACTACGATGAATGGCTTACCAATACCATCTGATGATGTTGAAAAGAAAAATATCGATCTGAATCTATTTTCGACAGAGCTTATTAAAAATGTTAGCATTAAAAAAACCTATTCTGTTGAGAATTATGGAGATTTAACTTCAGGTAATATTGATATTGCATCAAAAACATATAGCGACAAGCTAAGTATTAGCCTAAGTACAAAGGCAAATAGCAATGTAATAAAAAGTGGTGTTTTCGATAATTTGAAAACGACTAGAAACTACCACGATCAAACTTTAGGCTTTGCAAACAAAAAATACAACACGGCAAATGCTGTTAGCAATCAATCCTGGAATAGTAAAACAAGAAAATTTCCTTTAGGATATGATTTTTCAATAATTGCTGGAAAAAAATTCAAACTGTTCCAAAACGATTTATCTGTTTTTGCAACTCTTTCTCACGAATCAGAATCGGCCTACTCGGATGGTGTATTTAAAAAATATCGTTCGAATGTATTAGATAATTCATTTACTGATGCCGAAACATATAAAACAAAAATCAACACAACTGGTCTAGTAAATCTAACCTACGATTTTAACCCAAAAAACAGCATTAGTCTAAATACCGTTTGGGTTCATAAAACTTCAGATGAATTATACGAACAAGGAAGAAATGGTGAAGGTTATGTATTCGATCAAGATCCACAAGAAGATGGTGCTTTTGTTAGAGACCAAAATTTGAAAGAGACTGATTTATTAATAAGTCAATTATTGGGATCGCATAAGATCGGTAAAAAAAACAAAGTGGATTGGGCTGTGGCTTACAATAAGGTAACAGCAGATGAACCTAACCGCATTCGAAACGAGGTAAATATTCTTGACGAGAATACTGTTCAATTTGCTCACGTTGGAGATTTTCAACAAAGAAAATCACAGCAAAATATCGAAGATTCTGAAATTAATGGCTATTTAAAAGATGAGCTAAAATTCATTGATCAAGACGATAAAAAATTGAAACTAAACTTTGGTGGAAACTTCAGAATGAAGGATAGGGATTTTAATTCATTATTTATTGGAGTTAGAGCTAAGGGAGTTCAGGTAGCTTCAATTGATAATTTAAATGAAGCCTTGCTCAATACAAGCTTATACAATAACAACACATTAATTGTTCGCGAAAGAAAACCAGATTTCTACAATGCCAATTTAAATGTTTATTCCGGATATGTAAATGCTGATTTTCAATTGAATAATTTTTCAGGAAATATAGGAGTTCGTTACGAAAAAGATGAGCTTGAAATTGATTGGGATGTGGCCAATTTTGTAGGAAGAATTGGTAATCTTTCAAACAAATACGATAATATTTTACCAGCCTTAAATTTAAAATATCAGTTAAGCGATAAAACTGCACTCCGACTAGCTGTTAGCAAAACAATTACGCTTCCTGAGTTTAAGGAATTAGCTCCATTCGAATACGTATCACCAACTGGTCGTGTAACAAAAGGTAATCCTGATCTTAAAAACTCTGAGAATTACAATTTAGATGTAAAGTGGGAAATGTTTCCAACTGCTAAACAATTATTCTCAGCATCGGCATTCTACAAAATGATTAATGATCCAATTAATCTTGCCCTTACAAGAGGTTCGTCGGGAAACTTTATTTACGAAAACACTGGAGATAAAGCTGATGTTTATGGTATTGAATTAGAGACAAGGTTTGCTTTAATAAAGCCTGAAAATTCGGAAATGCCAGAGTTAAATGTGGTGTTAAACGCAAGCAAAATGTGGTTCAAACAGGATCTTCTTGAAGATTTCCAATACAATAATAAAACAGAAACCGATCTGCAAGGAGCTTCAGATTTTATCTTCAATGGTACTGTGAGTTTCTCAAATAACAAAGAAAACGAATTTCAGGGAGCAATTACAGCTAACTATTCGTCAGATAAAATATTTGCCTTGGGTGCACCTGAAGATAAAACCTATAGCGACACATTTTTCAATAATGAAATTATTGAAAAGGGATTTGTAACACTTGATATGGTAATCAGCAAACAATTATCAGATCGATTCTCTATTAAACTTTCCGGAAAAAATTTATTGAATCCAAAAATAGAACAAACTCAAGAGATTCAACCAACAAACGGAGAGACTTCAAACCAAATAATTAAGTCTTACAAAAAAGGGATCAGCCTCAGTTTAGGACTTAAAATCAATTTGAATTAA